From Streptomonospora salina, the proteins below share one genomic window:
- the glpX gene encoding class II fructose-bisphosphatase has product MSVPTTPPESPGAPDRNLALELARVTESAALAAARWVGRGDKNGADGVAVRGMRHMISTVSMTGTVVIGEGEKDDAPMLYNGESVGDGAGPECDVAVDPIDGTRLTAMGMPNAVSVLAVAPRNSMFDPSAVFYMEKLATGPDAADAVDIDAPIADNVRAVARAKGITPQDVTVVILDRPRHQDIVREVRGAGARIRFITDGDVAGAIMAARADTGVDLLLGIGGTPEGIIAACAMKCLGGVIQGRLWPTDDAERARARAAGLDPQQVLSTDDLVSAEDVFFAATGITDGELVGGVRYEAGGALTDSLVMRGRTGTVRQVRSEHRLAKLAAFSGVDFASPATAH; this is encoded by the coding sequence ATGAGCGTTCCCACCACCCCGCCGGAGTCCCCGGGTGCCCCCGACCGAAACCTGGCGCTGGAGCTGGCCCGGGTCACCGAGTCCGCAGCCCTCGCCGCCGCCCGCTGGGTCGGCCGCGGCGACAAGAACGGCGCCGACGGCGTCGCGGTGCGCGGGATGCGGCACATGATCAGCACCGTGTCGATGACCGGCACCGTGGTGATCGGTGAGGGCGAGAAGGACGACGCCCCCATGCTGTACAACGGCGAGTCCGTCGGCGACGGCGCCGGCCCCGAGTGCGACGTGGCGGTCGACCCCATCGACGGCACGCGCCTGACCGCGATGGGCATGCCCAACGCCGTCTCCGTACTGGCGGTGGCCCCGCGCAACTCGATGTTCGACCCTTCGGCCGTGTTCTACATGGAGAAGCTGGCCACCGGCCCCGATGCGGCGGACGCCGTCGACATCGACGCTCCCATCGCCGACAACGTGCGCGCCGTGGCGCGCGCCAAGGGAATCACGCCTCAGGACGTGACGGTCGTCATCCTCGACCGGCCCCGCCACCAGGACATCGTGCGCGAGGTGCGCGGCGCCGGCGCCCGGATCAGGTTCATCACCGACGGCGACGTGGCCGGGGCGATCATGGCGGCGCGCGCCGACACCGGCGTCGACCTGCTCCTGGGAATCGGCGGCACCCCCGAAGGCATCATCGCGGCCTGCGCGATGAAGTGCCTCGGCGGCGTGATCCAAGGCCGGTTGTGGCCAACCGACGACGCCGAGCGCGCGCGTGCGCGCGCTGCCGGGCTCGATCCGCAGCAGGTGCTGAGCACCGACGACCTGGTCTCCGCGGAAGACGTGTTCTTCGCCGCCACCGGCATCACCGACGGGGAGCTCGTCGGCGGCGTGCGCTACGAGGCCGGGGGTGCGCTCACCGACTCCCTGGTCATGCGGGGTCGGACGGGGACCGTGCGCCAGGTGCGCAGCGAACACCGGCTGGCGAAGCTCGCCGCGTTCAGCGGCGTGGACTTCGCGTCCCCCGCAACCGCGCACTGA
- a CDS encoding DNA recombination protein RmuC, with translation MDGLDLILVLLVGLAIGTALGWMLARSRLAEARAQASAADERAAYIEDRLGERFRSLSAEALDETNRRFMEMAEGRLRAVGAETGKDMEERRAAVEQLVTPLKDTLGRVETQLREVDAGRRAAHAELAQQVDQVRQGSERLRDQTQSLVSALRRPEARGRWGELQLRRVAELAGMSSYCDFEEQAGADTDNGRLRPDMVVRLAGGKNIVVDSKVSLSAYLEAVETDDADTRADRLRAHSKQLRSHVDQLAAKSYWAAFTPAPEFVVLFVPGEAFLAPALEYDPQLLEHAMGRKVHIATPTTLVSLLRTAQYAWQQEALSENARAVFDLGKQLYSRLSTLGGHMEGLGKALSRTVTAYNQTVGSLESRVLVTARRFEELGLVEGDLGRPGGVEEQARPLASAELADADTARGEGSGPDATAEPPAADPRTELYGAPFAAAPVSGGPATENDAGADGPDGGSAAESGGHRSGDTAWREETHSSPGVTY, from the coding sequence ATGGACGGTCTTGACTTGATCCTGGTGCTTCTGGTGGGACTCGCGATCGGCACGGCACTGGGGTGGATGCTGGCGCGCAGCCGCCTCGCCGAGGCGCGGGCGCAGGCTAGCGCCGCCGACGAGCGCGCCGCCTACATCGAGGACCGGCTCGGCGAGCGCTTCCGGTCGCTGTCGGCCGAGGCCCTGGACGAGACCAACCGCCGGTTCATGGAAATGGCCGAAGGGCGGCTGCGCGCCGTCGGCGCCGAGACCGGCAAGGACATGGAGGAGCGCCGCGCGGCCGTCGAACAGCTCGTGACACCGCTCAAGGACACCCTCGGCCGGGTCGAGACCCAGCTGCGCGAGGTCGACGCGGGGCGGCGGGCCGCGCACGCGGAGCTGGCCCAGCAGGTCGACCAGGTCCGCCAGGGGTCGGAGCGGCTGCGCGACCAGACCCAGTCGCTGGTGAGCGCGCTGCGGCGGCCCGAGGCCCGCGGCCGGTGGGGCGAGCTGCAGCTGCGGCGCGTGGCCGAGCTGGCGGGAATGAGCTCCTACTGCGACTTCGAGGAGCAGGCCGGGGCGGATACCGACAACGGGCGGTTGCGGCCGGACATGGTGGTGCGGCTCGCCGGCGGCAAGAACATCGTCGTCGACTCCAAGGTGTCGCTGTCCGCCTACCTGGAAGCCGTCGAGACCGACGACGCCGACACGCGCGCCGATCGCCTGCGCGCCCACAGCAAGCAGCTGCGCTCCCACGTCGACCAGCTCGCCGCCAAGTCCTACTGGGCGGCGTTCACGCCCGCGCCGGAGTTCGTCGTGCTGTTCGTGCCCGGCGAGGCGTTCCTGGCGCCGGCGCTGGAGTACGACCCGCAGCTGCTGGAGCACGCGATGGGCCGCAAGGTGCACATCGCCACCCCCACCACACTGGTCTCGCTGCTGCGCACCGCGCAGTACGCCTGGCAGCAGGAAGCCCTCAGCGAGAACGCCCGGGCGGTCTTCGACCTGGGCAAGCAGCTGTACTCGCGGCTGTCGACACTCGGCGGCCACATGGAGGGGCTGGGCAAGGCGCTCTCGCGTACCGTCACGGCGTACAACCAGACGGTGGGGTCGCTGGAGAGCCGCGTGCTGGTGACGGCGCGCAGGTTCGAGGAGCTGGGGCTGGTCGAGGGCGACCTCGGGCGCCCCGGCGGAGTCGAGGAACAGGCGCGACCGCTCGCCTCGGCGGAACTCGCGGATGCGGACACCGCGCGCGGGGAAGGCTCCGGACCGGATGCGACCGCCGAGCCCCCCGCCGCCGATCCCCGCACCGAGCTGTACGGAGCGCCGTTCGCGGCGGCGCCCGTGTCCGGCGGCCCCGCGACGGAGAACGACGCGGGGGCCGACGGTCCGGACGGCGGCTCCGCCGCGGAATCCGGCGGGCACCGCAGTGGGGACACGGCGTGGAGAGAGGAGACACACTCTTCACCGGGAGTGACATACTGA
- a CDS encoding DUF6542 domain-containing protein, with protein MVTRKPQRTDTAPSAGPRTPHRATPRTEPASPAGGAPAGGPVGGIRLTGRGGILLITAVSLAFALIGHLAGSPLVSGIAFTAACVVAALLVRPTDLLSLTVSPPLAYFVAALIAEIAVTLGEEGFSRAVAIGMATRLADVAPSLFLGTALVLVIAVFRGLPSNIREFSDQVNGRRPR; from the coding sequence ATGGTGACGCGCAAACCGCAGCGCACGGACACGGCGCCGTCCGCCGGACCGCGGACGCCCCACCGCGCCACCCCCCGCACCGAACCCGCGAGCCCCGCGGGCGGCGCCCCGGCCGGAGGACCGGTCGGCGGCATCCGCCTCACCGGGCGCGGCGGCATCCTGCTGATCACCGCCGTCAGCCTGGCCTTCGCCCTGATCGGCCATCTGGCCGGTTCGCCCCTGGTCAGCGGGATCGCGTTCACCGCCGCCTGCGTGGTGGCGGCATTGCTGGTGCGGCCCACCGACCTGCTGTCGCTGACCGTGAGCCCGCCGCTGGCCTACTTCGTCGCCGCGCTCATCGCCGAGATCGCAGTGACACTGGGCGAGGAGGGCTTCTCCCGGGCGGTCGCCATCGGCATGGCCACCCGGCTCGCCGACGTCGCGCCGTCACTCTTCCTGGGCACCGCACTGGTCCTGGTGATCGCCGTCTTCCGCGGCCTGCCCAGCAACATCCGCGAGTTCAGCGACCAGGTCAACGGCCGCCGCCCCCGCTGA
- a CDS encoding DUF3352 domain-containing protein yields MIPVAAGLGVVMMAGTVWATTSVAQNVFVGAQPEEVMPASSMAFVKLDLKPDGSQLTDYARFVNRLPASLRDEVDPEADPAKEVVDAYIEEAELDGVTYEQDFEPWLGGRFGAAVWNAGDAGSGESGEALAVAIEAEDETAAEETLEKIRSQVDTEPAIDVDGGFAVITEDSAALDHLDSQVASGGTLAENEVYTADMDAIGADNVASAWMDLERIAALGGGDSEAATYDGYGQPGPLESLEDYEEVRGRMAVGLRIRPEYLELRGDAFDLGVDGVSLADYDVPEPGLPVMADLPDDTKAAFGGTGISDFAAQAYEDDPDEFADLEGMMSELGLTMPDGIGSLLGDSTAVGITDLGGSLDQFFNGTSSMPSLQYRAEGADSGAVEDVVERMWEGSYNSPPGVTSEGSTTIATSGTTGTGRLGDDPVFEKTMADTGSAHLGVYLDLRPVAESTDEDAPDQWGAVGASVGYTQEAISLQARWAPDGG; encoded by the coding sequence ATGATCCCGGTGGCAGCGGGGCTGGGTGTGGTCATGATGGCCGGCACCGTGTGGGCGACGACCAGCGTCGCCCAGAACGTCTTCGTGGGCGCCCAGCCCGAAGAGGTGATGCCCGCTTCCTCCATGGCCTTCGTCAAGCTCGACCTGAAGCCCGACGGCAGTCAGCTGACCGACTACGCCCGCTTCGTGAATCGGCTGCCCGCCTCCCTGCGCGACGAGGTCGACCCGGAGGCCGACCCGGCCAAGGAGGTCGTCGACGCCTACATCGAGGAAGCCGAGCTCGACGGTGTCACCTACGAGCAGGACTTCGAGCCGTGGCTGGGCGGGCGCTTCGGCGCGGCGGTCTGGAACGCCGGCGACGCCGGCTCCGGCGAGTCGGGCGAAGCCTTGGCCGTGGCCATCGAGGCCGAGGACGAGACCGCCGCCGAAGAGACCCTGGAGAAGATCCGCAGCCAGGTGGACACCGAACCGGCCATCGACGTGGACGGCGGCTTCGCCGTCATCACGGAGGACTCCGCCGCTCTCGACCACTTGGACTCCCAGGTCGCCTCGGGCGGAACCCTGGCCGAGAACGAGGTCTACACCGCGGACATGGACGCGATCGGGGCCGACAACGTCGCGTCGGCCTGGATGGACCTGGAGCGGATCGCCGCCCTGGGCGGCGGGGACTCGGAGGCCGCGACCTACGACGGGTACGGCCAGCCCGGCCCGCTGGAGTCGCTGGAGGATTACGAGGAGGTCCGCGGCCGCATGGCCGTGGGGCTGCGCATCCGTCCCGAGTACCTGGAGCTGCGCGGCGACGCGTTCGACCTCGGCGTCGACGGGGTCAGTCTGGCCGACTACGACGTTCCCGAGCCCGGCCTGCCGGTGATGGCAGACCTGCCCGACGATACGAAGGCCGCGTTCGGCGGCACCGGGATATCCGACTTCGCCGCACAGGCCTACGAGGACGATCCCGACGAATTCGCCGACCTCGAAGGGATGATGTCCGAACTCGGGCTGACGATGCCCGACGGGATCGGCAGCCTGCTGGGCGACAGCACCGCGGTGGGGATCACCGACCTCGGCGGGTCGCTCGACCAGTTCTTCAACGGGACGTCGAGCATGCCGTCGCTGCAGTACCGTGCCGAGGGCGCCGACTCCGGCGCCGTGGAGGACGTGGTCGAGCGGATGTGGGAGGGCTCCTACAACTCGCCGCCCGGCGTCACGTCCGAGGGGTCGACGACCATCGCGACCTCGGGCACCACCGGCACCGGCCGGCTAGGCGACGATCCCGTCTTCGAGAAGACGATGGCCGACACCGGATCCGCCCACCTGGGGGTGTACCTGGACCTGCGGCCCGTCGCCGAGAGCACCGACGAGGACGCGCCCGACCAGTGGGGCGCGGTCGGGGCCTCGGTGGGCTACACCCAGGAGGCGATATCGCTTCAGGCCCGTTGGGCGCCCGACGGCGGCTGA
- the xseA gene encoding exodeoxyribonuclease VII large subunit, which translates to MGMESSAESPQPVRVVMQAVGGWIGRLGKIWVEGQVAEMSRRGGTVFMTLRDPVSNVSARVVCPVRVLEAVAPVPEAGARLVVHARPDFYVARGTFSLLALEIRHVGIGELLARLERLRATLASEGLFADNRKRPLPFLPGTVGLVCGRESAAERDVLENGRRRWPAVRFEVREVAVQGDRAVGEVLEALTELDDDPEVEVVVVARGGGSLEDLLPFSDEALVRAVAATRTPVVSAIGHEQDSPLLDLVADLRASTPTDAAKKTIPDVGEQLQFVRQLRDRGRRVLTGGIERERSWLAGMRSRPVLASPLREMDRLTEQVNGLRDRARRCMSAALDRSGDDLSHTRARLHALSPATTLARGYAIVQRSDGSVVRSADDVERGDPLRVRFAEDSITATVDGTDPGGGDSDSDE; encoded by the coding sequence ATGGGTATGGAGAGCTCGGCCGAGTCCCCGCAGCCCGTTCGCGTCGTGATGCAGGCGGTCGGCGGCTGGATCGGGCGGTTGGGCAAGATCTGGGTCGAGGGACAGGTCGCCGAGATGAGCCGCCGGGGCGGCACGGTATTCATGACCCTGCGCGATCCCGTGTCCAACGTTTCGGCGCGCGTGGTGTGCCCGGTGCGGGTGCTGGAGGCGGTCGCTCCGGTCCCCGAGGCCGGTGCCCGGCTCGTCGTGCACGCCAGACCCGACTTCTACGTCGCCCGCGGCACGTTCTCGCTGCTCGCGCTGGAGATCCGGCACGTCGGGATCGGCGAGCTGCTGGCGCGGCTGGAGCGCCTGCGGGCGACCCTGGCTTCCGAAGGCCTGTTCGCCGACAACCGCAAGCGCCCGCTGCCGTTCCTGCCGGGCACGGTCGGGCTGGTGTGCGGTCGCGAGTCGGCCGCCGAGCGCGACGTCCTGGAGAACGGCCGCCGCCGGTGGCCCGCCGTGCGCTTCGAGGTGCGCGAAGTCGCCGTCCAGGGCGACCGCGCCGTCGGCGAGGTTCTGGAGGCGCTCACGGAGCTCGACGACGACCCCGAGGTCGAGGTCGTCGTCGTCGCACGCGGCGGCGGATCCTTGGAGGACCTGCTGCCCTTCTCCGACGAAGCGCTGGTGCGCGCCGTGGCCGCCACCCGCACCCCCGTGGTCAGCGCGATCGGCCACGAGCAGGACAGCCCGCTGCTCGACCTGGTCGCCGACCTGCGTGCCTCCACGCCCACCGACGCCGCCAAGAAGACGATTCCCGATGTCGGCGAGCAGCTCCAGTTCGTCCGGCAGCTGCGCGACCGCGGCAGGCGCGTGCTGACGGGCGGCATCGAGCGGGAGCGGTCGTGGCTGGCCGGCATGCGGTCGCGGCCCGTACTGGCCAGCCCGCTGCGGGAGATGGACCGGCTGACCGAGCAGGTGAACGGGCTGCGCGACCGTGCGCGGCGGTGCATGAGCGCGGCGCTGGACCGATCCGGCGACGACCTCTCCCACACCCGCGCCCGCCTGCACGCGCTTTCGCCCGCCACCACGCTGGCGCGCGGCTACGCGATCGTGCAGCGGTCGGACGGATCCGTGGTGCGCTCGGCCGACGACGTCGAGCGCGGCGATCCGTTGCGGGTCCGCTTCGCCGAGGACAGCATCACCGCGACCGTCGACGGGACCGATCCCGGCGGCGGCGACAGCGACAGCGACGAGTAG
- a CDS encoding 4-hydroxy-3-methylbut-2-enyl diphosphate reductase, with translation MTATNRRRVLLAKPRGYCAGVDRAVITVEKALEQYGAPVYVRKQIVHNTHVVSSLEKRGAIFVEDTTEVPEEAIVVFSAHGVSPQVHEEAQRRELKTIDATCPLVTKVHKEAKRFADEDRDIILIGHTGHEEVEGTSGEAPEHIQVVDSPDEVDKVEVRNPDNVSWLSQTTLSVDETNATVEALRERFPNLLDPPSDDICYATSNRQDAVKEMAAQCDLVIVVGSDNSSNSVRLVEVALDAGATSSHLIDTADLMDESWLEGVETVGVTSGASVPDLLVQDLLDRLARSGYEDVHEVETAQESLTFSLPKELRRDLRAETAN, from the coding sequence ATGACTGCGACGAACCGCCGCCGAGTCCTGCTCGCCAAGCCCCGCGGCTACTGCGCCGGCGTGGACCGCGCCGTCATCACGGTCGAGAAGGCCCTGGAGCAGTACGGCGCTCCCGTCTACGTGCGCAAGCAGATCGTGCACAACACCCACGTCGTCAGCTCGCTGGAGAAGCGCGGCGCGATCTTCGTCGAAGACACCACCGAGGTCCCCGAAGAGGCCATCGTGGTGTTCTCCGCCCACGGCGTCTCGCCGCAGGTCCACGAGGAGGCCCAGCGGCGCGAGCTGAAGACCATCGACGCCACCTGCCCTCTGGTGACCAAGGTCCACAAGGAGGCGAAGCGGTTCGCGGACGAGGACCGCGACATCATCCTCATCGGCCACACCGGCCACGAGGAGGTCGAAGGCACCAGCGGGGAGGCGCCCGAGCACATCCAGGTCGTCGACAGCCCCGACGAGGTGGACAAGGTCGAGGTCCGCAACCCCGACAACGTCTCGTGGCTGTCGCAGACCACGCTGTCGGTCGACGAGACCAACGCCACCGTCGAGGCGCTGCGTGAGCGCTTCCCCAATCTGCTCGACCCGCCCAGCGACGACATCTGCTACGCCACCTCCAACCGGCAGGACGCCGTCAAGGAGATGGCGGCCCAGTGCGACCTGGTGATCGTCGTCGGCTCGGACAACTCCTCCAACTCGGTGCGGCTCGTCGAGGTCGCCCTGGACGCCGGTGCGACCAGCTCCCACCTCATCGACACCGCCGACCTGATGGACGAGTCCTGGCTGGAGGGCGTCGAGACGGTCGGCGTCACCAGCGGCGCCTCGGTCCCCGACCTGCTGGTCCAGGACCTGCTGGACCGCCTCGCGCGCTCGGGTTACGAGGACGTGCACGAGGTCGAGACCGCGCAGGAGAGCCTCACGTTCTCGCTGCCCAAGGAGCTGCGCCGCGACCTGCGGGCCGAGACCGCGAACTGA
- a CDS encoding exodeoxyribonuclease VII small subunit, producing the protein MSYEEARDELDSVVRKLEAGGLTLKESLALWERGESLAATCERWLEGARAKLAVAMEERGRGGDSDEDAPF; encoded by the coding sequence ATGAGCTACGAGGAGGCGCGCGACGAACTCGATTCCGTCGTGCGCAAGCTCGAAGCCGGCGGTTTGACGCTGAAGGAGTCGCTGGCGCTGTGGGAGCGCGGCGAGAGCCTCGCCGCCACCTGCGAACGGTGGCTCGAAGGTGCCCGCGCCAAGCTCGCCGTGGCGATGGAGGAGCGCGGCCGGGGCGGGGATTCCGACGAGGACGCCCCGTTCTGA
- a CDS encoding conjugal transfer protein, producing the protein MARKPTARRGGGPVEDPAEAGGPDEFGDSPRRSRRPRAGAGGRWWIGVGRAVLWAFIIVVIFNGVWMPLRGGLAEPATDDESDAQQEPDFPETAASGFAARFAGVYLDADGLEDEERADALAAFVPEGRAASFAAEGQSVSGDGIGVVGVDVRDEENAVVTLSADVDGAPMSLDVPIYAAGPDSFVVSGPPALLAAPGRAELPAPETADTDAAARDELLPRLERFFGAYAEDPDYLSDFVEPGARIDRLPPDTLEFVELVDIVVPASGSGDNDGRQVTAEVVWTPAGAGEDASSELTQSYELTVVKDGESWYVREIHGAPQSFGE; encoded by the coding sequence ATGGCTCGCAAGCCGACCGCGCGGCGCGGCGGCGGACCCGTCGAGGATCCCGCCGAGGCGGGCGGCCCCGACGAGTTCGGCGACTCCCCGCGGCGCAGTCGCCGCCCCCGCGCCGGCGCCGGCGGGCGCTGGTGGATCGGGGTCGGACGCGCGGTGCTGTGGGCGTTCATCATCGTCGTGATCTTCAACGGCGTCTGGATGCCGCTGCGCGGCGGACTGGCCGAACCCGCGACCGACGACGAATCCGACGCCCAGCAGGAGCCCGACTTCCCCGAGACGGCCGCCTCCGGCTTCGCCGCGCGCTTCGCCGGCGTCTACCTCGACGCCGACGGCCTGGAGGACGAGGAGCGCGCCGACGCCCTGGCCGCCTTCGTCCCCGAAGGCCGGGCCGCCTCCTTCGCCGCCGAGGGCCAGTCGGTCAGCGGCGACGGCATCGGCGTCGTCGGGGTGGACGTCCGCGACGAGGAGAACGCCGTCGTCACGCTCAGCGCCGACGTCGACGGCGCCCCGATGAGTCTGGACGTGCCGATCTACGCCGCCGGCCCCGACAGCTTCGTCGTCTCGGGTCCGCCCGCCCTGCTGGCCGCTCCCGGCCGGGCCGAGCTGCCCGCCCCCGAGACCGCCGACACCGACGCAGCGGCGCGTGACGAACTGCTTCCGCGGCTGGAGCGCTTCTTCGGCGCCTACGCCGAAGACCCCGACTACCTGTCCGACTTCGTCGAGCCCGGCGCGCGCATCGACCGGCTGCCTCCCGACACGCTCGAATTCGTCGAACTTGTGGACATCGTCGTGCCCGCATCCGGTTCGGGGGACAATGATGGGCGGCAGGTCACGGCCGAGGTCGTATGGACCCCGGCCGGGGCCGGAGAGGACGCTTCCAGCGAACTCACCCAGAGTTACGAACTCACCGTCGTCAAGGACGGAGAGAGCTGGTATGTGCGAGAGATCCATGGAGCCCCGCAGTCGTTCGGCGAATAG
- a CDS encoding FkbM family methyltransferase: protein MVHGQMRAFVHRYPAVHYATRQIRIRLPQRLGGLNPEHVPPWQRRFELPLPRRTGRAETGRSSVTVTAPGYYRVPRRLHYGGLASYEPETLACYLAALEHARPGAVLDVGANIGLYAALAAARSRRRVYAFEPAPRIADTAEAIARDNGLDVEVVRLALSNHSGTAALRMSPVADTANMLLPDAGSQLGRVVVGVETLSHWRERACAAPAIVKIDTAGTEPDVVSGAFEVLRRFRPWIFCEVHPEHGAEERLMALLEPFGYCWYHLCGEPPYPLRAVIAGRGPDPAQRMWLFAPEPVPDRVWDTVRDWYRALGRPAPRL from the coding sequence GTGGTACACGGCCAGATGCGCGCCTTCGTGCACCGATACCCGGCGGTGCATTACGCGACCCGCCAGATCCGGATCCGGCTGCCCCAGCGCCTGGGCGGGCTGAACCCGGAACACGTCCCGCCGTGGCAGCGCCGGTTCGAGCTTCCGCTGCCGCGCCGCACCGGCAGGGCCGAAACCGGCCGCTCCTCGGTGACCGTCACCGCCCCCGGCTACTACCGGGTGCCGCGGCGCCTGCACTACGGGGGCCTGGCCTCCTACGAACCCGAGACGCTGGCCTGCTACCTCGCTGCGCTGGAGCACGCCCGCCCCGGAGCCGTGCTCGACGTCGGCGCCAACATCGGCCTCTACGCCGCGCTCGCCGCCGCCCGCAGCCGCCGCCGCGTCTACGCCTTCGAACCGGCGCCCCGCATCGCCGACACCGCCGAGGCCATCGCCCGCGACAACGGGCTCGACGTCGAGGTCGTCCGGCTCGCGCTGAGCAACCACAGCGGAACGGCGGCGCTGCGGATGTCCCCGGTCGCCGACACCGCCAACATGCTGCTCCCCGACGCGGGATCCCAGCTCGGGCGGGTCGTCGTCGGCGTGGAGACCCTCTCCCACTGGCGCGAGCGCGCCTGCGCGGCCCCCGCGATCGTCAAGATCGACACCGCGGGCACCGAGCCCGACGTCGTCTCCGGCGCCTTCGAGGTGCTGCGGCGCTTCCGCCCGTGGATCTTCTGCGAGGTGCACCCCGAGCACGGCGCCGAAGAGCGGCTGATGGCGCTGCTGGAGCCCTTCGGCTACTGCTGGTACCACCTGTGCGGCGAGCCCCCCTACCCGCTGCGCGCGGTCATCGCCGGCCGCGGGCCCGACCCCGCCCAGCGGATGTGGCTGTTCGCGCCCGAGCCGGTGCCCGACCGGGTCTGGGACACCGTCCGCGACTGGTACCGCGCCCTGGGCCGGCCCGCGCCGCGGCTCTGA
- the ychF gene encoding redox-regulated ATPase YchF: MSLSIGIVGLPNVGKSTLFNALTKNEALSANYPFATIEPNVGVVGVPDSRLGTLAEMFASAKTIPATVDFVDIAGIVRGASEGEGLGNQFLANIRESDAICQVIRVFNDDDVTHVEGDIQPSRDIDTINTELILADLQTLEKAVPRLEKDAKRNAKDKTAQETLAAAQEARKVLEEGVGLSAGAAPAGVDVSLLRELNLLTVKPFIYVFNLDTDELGDDALRAKLSELVAPAEAIFLDAKIEAELAELDEEEAAELLESMDQTESGLAKLARVGFSTLGLQTYLTAGPKEARAWTIRKRATAPEAAGAIHSDFQRGFIKAEIVSYDDLMAAGSMQAARSAGKVRMEGKEYVMADGDVVEFRFNV; this comes from the coding sequence GTGAGTCTGTCAATTGGGATCGTCGGCCTGCCGAACGTCGGCAAGTCCACACTGTTCAACGCACTGACCAAAAACGAAGCTCTGTCGGCGAACTACCCGTTCGCCACCATCGAGCCCAACGTCGGGGTCGTGGGGGTGCCCGACTCCCGGCTCGGCACCCTGGCCGAGATGTTCGCCTCGGCCAAGACCATCCCGGCGACGGTCGACTTCGTGGACATCGCCGGCATCGTCCGCGGCGCCTCCGAAGGCGAGGGGCTGGGCAACCAGTTCCTGGCGAACATCCGCGAGAGCGATGCGATCTGCCAGGTCATCCGTGTCTTCAATGACGACGATGTCACCCACGTCGAGGGCGACATCCAGCCGTCGCGCGACATCGACACCATCAACACCGAGCTGATCCTCGCCGATCTGCAGACTCTGGAGAAGGCGGTCCCGCGGCTCGAAAAGGACGCGAAGCGCAACGCCAAGGACAAGACCGCCCAGGAGACGCTGGCCGCCGCACAGGAGGCCCGCAAGGTTCTGGAGGAAGGCGTCGGGCTTTCGGCCGGCGCCGCGCCGGCGGGCGTCGACGTGTCCCTGCTGCGTGAGCTGAACCTGCTCACGGTCAAGCCGTTCATCTACGTGTTCAACCTCGACACCGACGAGCTGGGCGACGACGCCCTGCGCGCCAAGCTCTCGGAGCTGGTGGCCCCGGCCGAGGCGATCTTCCTCGACGCCAAGATCGAGGCGGAGCTGGCCGAGCTCGACGAGGAGGAAGCGGCCGAGCTGCTGGAGTCGATGGACCAGACCGAATCCGGGCTGGCCAAGCTGGCCCGCGTCGGATTCTCCACCCTCGGCCTGCAGACCTATCTCACCGCCGGGCCCAAGGAGGCCCGCGCCTGGACGATCCGCAAGAGGGCCACGGCCCCCGAGGCGGCCGGCGCCATCCACTCCGACTTCCAGCGCGGCTTCATCAAGGCCGAGATCGTCTCCTACGACGACCTGATGGCGGCCGGCTCCATGCAGGCGGCCCGATCGGCGGGCAAGGTCCGCATGGAGGGCAAGGAGTACGTGATGGCCGACGGCGACGTGGTGGAGTTCCGGTTCAACGTGTAG
- a CDS encoding TetR/AcrR family transcriptional regulator — protein MDKAPKPVRTSQRGAATRSALLDAAAHVFRTVGFARAGVSEVVEYAGASVGSLYHHFTGKADLYTALYEEFQQRQQERTHQAVTRARTRGETDPTRLMYIAARAYLDGAIDERDTTVLFFSGDGPPGFESKLRDRLREWTDRNVALFRKADEPVDEALLMVVSGAMLVAVNEVVRRDDADARRLADDITSLLSRLEPRERR, from the coding sequence GTGGACAAAGCGCCCAAACCCGTACGGACCTCGCAGCGGGGTGCGGCTACGCGCAGCGCGCTGCTCGACGCCGCCGCGCACGTGTTCCGCACCGTGGGCTTCGCGCGGGCCGGAGTCAGCGAGGTCGTCGAATACGCGGGAGCCAGCGTCGGCAGCCTCTACCACCACTTCACCGGCAAGGCCGACCTGTACACCGCGCTGTACGAGGAGTTCCAGCAGCGCCAGCAGGAGCGCACCCACCAGGCGGTGACCCGCGCCCGAACCCGGGGCGAGACCGATCCCACACGGCTGATGTACATCGCCGCGCGCGCCTACCTCGACGGCGCGATCGACGAGCGCGACACCACCGTGCTGTTCTTCTCCGGCGACGGCCCGCCCGGATTCGAGTCCAAGCTGCGCGACCGCCTGCGGGAGTGGACCGACCGGAACGTGGCGCTGTTCCGCAAGGCCGACGAGCCGGTGGACGAGGCGCTGCTCATGGTGGTCAGCGGCGCGATGCTGGTCGCCGTCAACGAGGTCGTGCGCCGCGACGACGCCGACGCCCGGCGCCTGGCCGACGACATCACCTCGCTGCTGTCGCGCCTGGAGCCGCGCGAACGCCGGTAG